AAGGAAAACACATTTATTATGAAACGTCACAAACAATAAAAGTTCGTGACGTTTTTGTTAGTTGTATAATAAATAAATCTTAACTCATCTTTATTTTAATACCATGTTATGGTAATATAACATTAAATTATTATAATATTCTCATTAGTAAAAAAATGTGAAATTAAATTTTGATGTAGCAACTTATGGCTTTTTTAAGATGTTATAAATCAAGTTTAACTTATAATCATACATTTACATTTATGGGTTTATCGTAAGGATGGAAGTAATTGTAATTGTAATATCAAAATTATTGTTTTATGTGATGAAGGAATTATTTGGGGGTGGGTTTATGGTTGAAGTAAATAAAATATACGAATTGATAATCAGTAAAATGAAATGTTATCCAAGTACAATAGTAGGAATAACAGATATTTCTTATTCATATTATTCTAAGCAATATAAGTGCGCTCTCGTATTAGCAGTTCCTCATAGAGAAATTATATCTTTAAATAACTATTCAGAGGAAAAATTTGAAAAGACAATATCTGCTACTCGTAAAGAATTGAATGAAATTATTTCTGATTTGGTAACTATTTTGCAAAAATACAACATCAATTATTATGTACCACCAGTGGCTCAGACTAATGAAGAAAGTCTAATAGCACCATTTTCATTTAAATATTCTGCTGTTAATGCTGGAATTGGGTGGATTGGAAAAAATGGGGTTTTAGTTACAAAAGAGTATGGCCCACGAATAAGACTTTCAGCTATATTAATAGATTATGATTTGCCTATAGGAATTCCTATTACTAAGAGTATGTGTGATGACCAATGTTTTCTTTGTATAGAGGCATGTCCACATAAGGCTTTAAAAGGAATACAATGGGATATTTATAAACTTCGTGAACAATTAATTGATTATCAATTATGTAATTTCAAAAGGAGTTTATTTTTAAAAAAACATGATAGAAAAGATGCTTGTGGTTTCTGTATAGTAGCTTGCCCGTTGGGATTACGAGTATAGCTTGGAGGAGTTGTATATATGGTAAAAAAAATCATTTTGTTAGGAAACCCTAAATTGTATCAGATAAGTTCTATTATAGAAAAGGATGAAATGGACATTATAAAAGAGCTTGTTATTGATTTGCATGATACACTTATGAATTTTAGAAACAAGTATGGGATAGGTAGAGCAATAGCTTCCCCACAAATAGGTGTATTTAAGAGGTTGATATATATGAATATTGATAAGCCGGTAGTTTTTATAAATCCAATATTGATTTTTGAAGATGATGAATTTATGGAGGTTATAGATGACTGTATGTCCTTTCCAGAGCTATTGGTAAAGGTTAAAAGGCATTGTAGATGTACAATTCATTTTAAGGACATAGATTTTATTGATAATGAGATGAAACTTGAAGGAGATTTATCAGAATTATTGCAGCATGAATATGACCATCTTGACGGAATAATTGCAACAATGAGAGCCATAGATGATAAATCGTTGTGTTTGAAAAGCGAAAAACATTTTTTAGAAGAGTAATGAAAATTGGTGAAAATGAATTTACAGCTTTTGATAATCTAGTATTAAAATGTGTGGCAGATGAGAGGAGAAAAAAGGATGGAGTGTAAGATGGAAAACATATCTATAAATTATGAGGTAAT
This window of the Clostridium estertheticum genome carries:
- a CDS encoding epoxyqueuosine reductase produces the protein MVEVNKIYELIISKMKCYPSTIVGITDISYSYYSKQYKCALVLAVPHREIISLNNYSEEKFEKTISATRKELNEIISDLVTILQKYNINYYVPPVAQTNEESLIAPFSFKYSAVNAGIGWIGKNGVLVTKEYGPRIRLSAILIDYDLPIGIPITKSMCDDQCFLCIEACPHKALKGIQWDIYKLREQLIDYQLCNFKRSLFLKKHDRKDACGFCIVACPLGLRV
- a CDS encoding peptide deformylase, yielding MVKKIILLGNPKLYQISSIIEKDEMDIIKELVIDLHDTLMNFRNKYGIGRAIASPQIGVFKRLIYMNIDKPVVFINPILIFEDDEFMEVIDDCMSFPELLVKVKRHCRCTIHFKDIDFIDNEMKLEGDLSELLQHEYDHLDGIIATMRAIDDKSLCLKSEKHFLEE